A genomic window from Silene latifolia isolate original U9 population chromosome Y, ASM4854445v1, whole genome shotgun sequence includes:
- the LOC141633942 gene encoding uncharacterized protein LOC141633942 has protein sequence MSSKIRKHESGYEKRKKKKRIEELIQSQKGALDRFIIKPPHNTPLNETPNCDVNIDSQTPFGEEGIIEESSENSIDDVQSDSVHDDNHVLSDRETQKSTDYVKKFGFDIFDPRNWDALDSKMVDVIAEEGLRRDMTIDKGPRDERNRYFSSTYYTRILPNGEKFDRDWLVYSKELDRVFCFCCKVFGKTCARRGRLATDGYDDWPHLSSRLKEHESSSEHVHNMSTWYDLRWRLQNNQTIDSINQTQIKKEKDRWNQVLLRIISIVKFLAKHNLAFRGHKERLYQGSNGNFLGLIEMLAEFDPIVQEHVRRITNQDLHFHYLGHRVQNELILLLASQIKSEIIRKIKQAKYFSVILDCTPDTSHQEQMTMILRYVDVSSKSVVIEESFMGFLDVDDTTGQGLFDVLQVELKNMGLDIDDVRGQGYDNGSNMKGKHQGVQKKLIDINPRAYYMPCGCHSLNLTLCDMAETCGKARDFFGTIQRIYTIFANSNKRWKILEDNVKKFTLKPLSVTRWESRVESVKAIRFQLGDIREALLDLAEKDNDTKVRSEAKSLALNELGDFEFLVAIILWYEMLYHVNLVSKHLQSKSMLIDIAIKEMKGLITFFEEFREIGLENAIEEAKKIAIELNINPVFPQRRVIRRKRQFDENQHDQSELRNQSPEESFRVNYFLFIVDQAISSLKWRFEKYQDFENVFGFLFTSERLLSMEDGRLQVCCNGLEDALKKGEQFDIDGNELYMELKFLRGLLPKEKLGPGEMLSFLKNFSCFPNVVIAYRIVLTIPVTVASAERSFSKLKLLKSYLRSTMSQERLNGLALIAIENEILEQIEYKDMINEFASQNARRINIFKQDK, from the coding sequence ATGTCTTCTAAAATCAGAAAACATGAATCTGGGTATGAAaaacgaaagaagaaaaaaaggatTGAAGAGTTGATTCAATCCCAAAAAGGGGCTCTTGATAGATTTATTATAAAACCACCTCATAACACTCCTTTAAATGAGACTCCAAATTGTGATGTGAATATAGACAGCCAAACACCCTTTGGTGAAGAAGGTATTATTGAGGAAAGTAGTGAAAATAGCATTGATGATGTTCAAAGTGATAGTGTCCATGATGATAATCATGTTTTAAGTGATAGGGAAACTCAAAAATCTACAGATTATGTGAAAAAATTTGGATTTGATATATTTGATCCGAGAAATTGGGATGCTCTGGATTCTAAGATGGTTGATGTTATAGCTGAGGAAGGTCTTAGAAGGGATATGACTATTGATAAAGGTCCGAGGGATGAACGTAATAGATATTTCTCTTCTACTTATTATACTAGAATTTTACCGAATGGAGAAAAATTCGATAGAGATTGGCTTGTTTATTCAAAAGAACTTGATAGAGTCTTCTGTTTTTGTTGTAAAGTATTTGGCAAAACTTGTGCAAGAAGAGGTCGTTTAGCAACTGATGGTTATGATGACTGGCCACATCTTAGTAGTAGGCTTAAAGAACATGAATCAAGTTCAGAGCATGTCCACAACATGTCCACATGGTACGATTTACGTTGGCGACTTCAAAATAATCAAACAATTGACAGTATAAATCAAACTCAAATTAAGAAAGAAAAGGATCGTTGGAATCAGGTCTTGTTGAGAATAATCTCAATTGTCAAGTTTCTTGCAAAACATAATTTGGCTTTTCGAGGTCATAAGGAACGTTTGTACCAGGGTAGTAATGGAAATTTTTTGGGTCTCATAGAAATGTTAGCGGAGTTTGATCCTATTGTTCAAGAGCATGTTCGAAGGATTACAAATCAAGATCTTCATTTTCACTATCTTGGTCATAGAGTTCAAAATGAACTAATACTCTTGCTTGCCTCTCAGATTAAATCTGaaatcataagaaaaataaaacaagcaaaataTTTCTCTGTGATACTTGATTGTACCCCAGATACTAGTCACCAAGAACAAATGACTATGATATTAAGATATGTGGATGTCTCTTCAAAATCTGTTGTAATTGAGGAATCATTTATGGGATTTTTGGATGTTGATGATACAACTGGTCAAGGTCTTTTTGATGTTTTGCAAGTAGAATTAAAAAATATGGGTCTTGACATTGATGATGTAAGGGGACAAGGTTATGACAATGGATCAAATATGAAAGGTAAACACCAAGGAGTTCAAAAGAAATTGATAGATATAAATCCTCGAGCTTACTATATGCCTTGTGGTTGTCATAGTCTTAATTTGACTTTGTGTGATATGGCCGAAACTTGTGGTAAAGCTAGAGATTTTTTTGGAACTATTCAACGCATTTACACGATATTTGCAAATTCAAATAAAAGATGGAAAATTTTGGAAGATAATGTAAAAAAGTTCACTCTTAAGCCATTGTCAGTGACTCGTTGGGAGAGTCGTGTTGAAAGTGTGAAAGCTATAAGATTTCAGCTTGGGGATATACGAGAAGCCTTGCTTGATTTAGCCGAAAAAGATAATGATACTAAAGTAAGAAGTGAAGCTAAATCCCTTGCATTGAATGAACTTGGTGATTTTGAATTTCTAGTGGCCATAATTCTTTGGTATGAAATGTTGTATCATGTTAATTTGGTGAGCAAACATTTACAATCTAAGAGTATGCTTATTGATATTGCTATTAAAGAGATGAAGGGTTTAATTACTTTCTTTGAAGAATTTCGAGAGATTGGTCTTGAAAATGCTATAGAAGAAGCTAAAAAAATTGCTATTGAATTAAACATCAACCCAGTATTTCCTCAAAGACGAGTGATTCGAAGAAAGAGGCAATTTGATGAGAATCAACATGATCAGTCAGAGTTGAGGAATCAATCTCCGGAGGAATCATTCCGGGTTAATTATTTTTTATTCATTGTTGATCAAGCCATTAGTTCATTAAAGTGGAGGTTTGAAAAATATCAGGACTTTGAGAATGTGTTTGGCTTTTTATTTACTTCTGAGAGACTCCTTTCCATGGAAGACGGTCGCTTACAAGTATGTTGTAATGGTCTTGAAGATGCACTTAAGAAAGGGGAACAATTTGACATTGATGGAAATGAACTATACATGGAGCTGAAGTTTTTAAGAGGACTCTTGCCTAAGGAGAAGTTGGGACCTGGTGAAATGTTAAGCTTTTTGAAGAATTTTAGCTGCTTTCCGAATGTTGTTATTGCATATAGAATTGTGTTGACGATTCCGGTAACTGTTGCAAGTGCAGAAAGAAGTTTTTCGAAATTAAAGTTGTTGAAATCTTATTTACGGTCTACAATGTCCCAAGAAAGGCTCAATGGTTTGGCGTTGATAGCAATCGAGAATGAGATTTTGGAGCAAATTGAATACAAAGATATGATTAATGAGTTTGCTTCTCAAAATGCAAGACGGATAAATATATTCAAGCAAGATAAATAA
- the LOC141633943 gene encoding sucrose transport protein SUC3-like isoform X1: MAEKPDSATAIRVPYQNLKRTVGVEMIGFNDDSRDSNGGGGDCRSENTRLLTLILTCTVAAGVQFGWALQLSLLTPYIQTLGIGHAFSSFIWLCGPITGLVVQPCVGIWSDKCTSKYGRRRPFILAGSLMISIAVIIIGFSADIGYLLGDTREHCSTFKGTRTRAALVFVVGFWLLDLANNTVQGPARALLADLSGPDQRNAANAVFASWMAVGNILGFSAGASGNWHKWFPFLINRACCEACGNLKAAFLVAVFFLTLCTSVTLYFAKEIPLEASVPQRLSDSAPLLDDPQRFSMDLSKSMGKESTSLSYSENVRRVENHLGSEESRNEDHMDVDLNDGPGSFMVKLLTSLRHLPSAMHSVLIVTALTWFSWFPFFLFDTDWMGREVYHGNPIGNDSEIILYDRGVRAGAVGLLLNSVVLGVGSFLIEPMCRKMGTRVVWALNNFVVFVAMACIAVISLVSLKNYKDNSSTKAAALVVFAILGFPLSITYSVPYSVTAEVTAESGGGQGLALGVLNLAVVVPQMIISLGAGPWDALFGGGNIPAFILASLAAFAAGVIATLKLPNISGSFKSSGMHVG; this comes from the exons ATGGCGGAGAAGCCTGACTCAGCGACGGCGATCCGAGTCCCCTATCAGAACCTGAAGCGCACGGTTGGAGTCGAAATGATCGGCTTTAACGACGATTCCAGAGATTCCAATGGTGGCGGCGGTGATTGTAGATCGGAGAATACTAGACTGTTGACGTTGATACTTACTTGTACTGTTGCCGCCGGCGTTCAGTTTGGCTGGGCGCTTCAGCTTTCTCTTCTCACCCCTTACATTCAG ACGCTAGGAATAGGACATGCATTTTCTTCATTTATTTGGCTTTGTGGGCCTATCACGGGACTTGTG GTTCAACCATGTGTAGGTATTTGGAGTGACAAATGCACTTCAAAATATGGCAGAAGACGACCTTTTATTCTTGCTGGATCTCTCATGATATCTATAGCT GTGATAATAATAGGCTTTTCTGCAGACATCGGATATTTATTAGGGGACACAAGAGAGCACTGCAG CACATTCAAAGGTACTCGAACAAGGGCTGCCCTCGtgtttgttgttggtttttggtTGTTAGATCTTGCAAATAATACTGTACAG GGACCAGCGAGAGCTCTTTTGGCTGATTTATCAG GACCTGACCAACGGAATGCTGCAAATGCTGTGTTTGCCTCGTGGATGGCTGTTGGAAATATCTTAGGGTTCTCAGCTGGTGCTAGTGGGAATTGGCACAA ATGGTTCCCTTTCCTGATTAACCGAGCTTGTTGCGAGGCCTGTGGAAACTTGAAAGCAGCATTTCTGGTTGCAGTG TTCTTCTTGACATTGTGTACATCTGTGACACTTTACTTTGCCAAGGAGATTCCCTTGGAGGCGAGCGTACCACAAAGGCTATCAGATTCTGCACCTCTACTGGACGATCCTCAACGGTTTTCCATGGATCTTTCCAAATCAATGGGGAAAGAGAGTACTTCCCTCTCGTACTCCGAGAATGTCCGAAGAGTGGAAAACCATTTGGGCTCTGAGGAGTCCAGAAATGAAGATCATATGGATGTAGATTTGAATGATGGACCTGGATCTTTTATGGTCAAGTTGTTGACCAGCTTAAGACATTTACCCTCTGCAATGCATTCAGTGCTTATTGTAACAGCTCTCACTTGG TTTTCCTGGTTTCCTTTTTTTCTGTTTGACACTGATTGGATGGGAAGAGAAGTCTATCACGGAAACCCGATTGGGAATGACTCTGAAATAATTCTGTATGATCGTGGTGTCAGAGCAGGTGCTGTTGGGCTGCTGTTGAATTCA GTCGTCCTTGGTGTTGGCTCTTTTCTCATTGAACCTATGTGCCGGAAAATGGGAACCAGAGTGGTGTGGGCTTTGAACAACTTTGTTGTGTTTGTCGCAATGGCATGCATCGCTGTGATCAGCTTGGTTTCACTCAAAAACTATAAAGATAATTCGTCAACAAAGGCTGCAGCGCTGGTTGTTTTTGCCATTCTGGGTTTCCCTCTCTCT ATAACATATAGTGTACCCTATTCTGTCACTGCTGAGGTGACTGCGGAATCAGGTGGCGGTCAGG GTTTGGCACTTGGAGTTCTTAATCTTGCAGTGGTTGTTCCCCAG ATGATTATATCGCTTGGCGCTGGGCCGTGGGATGCTCTATTTGGTGGAGGAAACATACCAGCTTTCATTTTGGCCTCTTTAGCTGCATTTGCAGCTGGTGTCATTGCAACACTTAAGCTTCCTAATATTTCCGGAAGTTTTAAGTCATCTGGTATGCATGTTGGGTGA
- the LOC141633943 gene encoding sucrose transport protein SUC3-like isoform X2 encodes MHFKIWQKTTFYSCWISHDIYSYIGYLLGDTREHCSTFKGTRTRAALVFVVGFWLLDLANNTVQGPARALLADLSGPDQRNAANAVFASWMAVGNILGFSAGASGNWHKWFPFLINRACCEACGNLKAAFLVAVFFLTLCTSVTLYFAKEIPLEASVPQRLSDSAPLLDDPQRFSMDLSKSMGKESTSLSYSENVRRVENHLGSEESRNEDHMDVDLNDGPGSFMVKLLTSLRHLPSAMHSVLIVTALTWFSWFPFFLFDTDWMGREVYHGNPIGNDSEIILYDRGVRAGAVGLLLNSVVLGVGSFLIEPMCRKMGTRVVWALNNFVVFVAMACIAVISLVSLKNYKDNSSTKAAALVVFAILGFPLSITYSVPYSVTAEVTAESGGGQGLALGVLNLAVVVPQMIISLGAGPWDALFGGGNIPAFILASLAAFAAGVIATLKLPNISGSFKSSGMHVG; translated from the exons ATGCACTTCAAAATATGGCAGAAGACGACCTTTTATTCTTGCTGGATCTCTCATGATATCTATAGCT ACATCGGATATTTATTAGGGGACACAAGAGAGCACTGCAG CACATTCAAAGGTACTCGAACAAGGGCTGCCCTCGtgtttgttgttggtttttggtTGTTAGATCTTGCAAATAATACTGTACAG GGACCAGCGAGAGCTCTTTTGGCTGATTTATCAG GACCTGACCAACGGAATGCTGCAAATGCTGTGTTTGCCTCGTGGATGGCTGTTGGAAATATCTTAGGGTTCTCAGCTGGTGCTAGTGGGAATTGGCACAA ATGGTTCCCTTTCCTGATTAACCGAGCTTGTTGCGAGGCCTGTGGAAACTTGAAAGCAGCATTTCTGGTTGCAGTG TTCTTCTTGACATTGTGTACATCTGTGACACTTTACTTTGCCAAGGAGATTCCCTTGGAGGCGAGCGTACCACAAAGGCTATCAGATTCTGCACCTCTACTGGACGATCCTCAACGGTTTTCCATGGATCTTTCCAAATCAATGGGGAAAGAGAGTACTTCCCTCTCGTACTCCGAGAATGTCCGAAGAGTGGAAAACCATTTGGGCTCTGAGGAGTCCAGAAATGAAGATCATATGGATGTAGATTTGAATGATGGACCTGGATCTTTTATGGTCAAGTTGTTGACCAGCTTAAGACATTTACCCTCTGCAATGCATTCAGTGCTTATTGTAACAGCTCTCACTTGG TTTTCCTGGTTTCCTTTTTTTCTGTTTGACACTGATTGGATGGGAAGAGAAGTCTATCACGGAAACCCGATTGGGAATGACTCTGAAATAATTCTGTATGATCGTGGTGTCAGAGCAGGTGCTGTTGGGCTGCTGTTGAATTCA GTCGTCCTTGGTGTTGGCTCTTTTCTCATTGAACCTATGTGCCGGAAAATGGGAACCAGAGTGGTGTGGGCTTTGAACAACTTTGTTGTGTTTGTCGCAATGGCATGCATCGCTGTGATCAGCTTGGTTTCACTCAAAAACTATAAAGATAATTCGTCAACAAAGGCTGCAGCGCTGGTTGTTTTTGCCATTCTGGGTTTCCCTCTCTCT ATAACATATAGTGTACCCTATTCTGTCACTGCTGAGGTGACTGCGGAATCAGGTGGCGGTCAGG GTTTGGCACTTGGAGTTCTTAATCTTGCAGTGGTTGTTCCCCAG ATGATTATATCGCTTGGCGCTGGGCCGTGGGATGCTCTATTTGGTGGAGGAAACATACCAGCTTTCATTTTGGCCTCTTTAGCTGCATTTGCAGCTGGTGTCATTGCAACACTTAAGCTTCCTAATATTTCCGGAAGTTTTAAGTCATCTGGTATGCATGTTGGGTGA